TACTGTCAACATCTCAAGTCATTGTCGGATCAACTCAAGAACGTCGGCTTTCCGGTCGATAACAGTAGGTTGGTTTTGCAATTGGTGTCCAGTCTCACTGAACCCTACAAGGGAGTGGCCACACTCATCCGTCAAAGTGATCCCTTGCCTCAGTTTTATCAAGCACGATCGATGCTTGTTCTTGAAGAATCCGGCCTCAAGAAGGCGGCTCAGACCTCGTCCTCCGCCATGGTGGCTCGTGACTCGGATGAATCTCAAGATATGTCTGATCATTCATCAACACGCCGCACAAATAATGGTGGAAAACGGTATTCAAATCGTGGCAATTCTAGAAAGAATCGCAACAACATTGGTGTTCGTGATAACTCAGGCGCTGGCAAGGGCGGCTCTGGTGGCGGGGGTAAAGGTGGCGGTGGTAGCAATCGTGGGGGTGGACAGCAGCAGCCCCAGAACAACCCCTGGCCTGCAAGTCAGCAATGGCCTTGGCCATGGATGCAGTGAGTCGTTCCTCCTTGTCCGTACTCAGCTGCTCCATGGGCCAGGCCCAATTATC
The Glycine max cultivar Williams 82 chromosome 16, Glycine_max_v4.0, whole genome shotgun sequence genome window above contains:
- the LOC100777165 gene encoding uncharacterized protein is translated as MPDSKSTFHPALAVCNIKNHVPIILEMENVQYATWAELFKIHTRSHRVIDHIIPSRDGKQKAPPTEGETELWLTLDATILQWIYATISHDLLHTILEPDTTTMEAWNRLRDIFQDNKHSRAVTLEYDFTHTTMEAFSSVSAYCQHLKSLSDQLKNVGFPVDNSRLVLQLVSSLTEPYKGVATLIRQSDPLPQFYQARSMLVLEESGLKKAAQTSSSAMVARDSDESQDMSDHSSTRRTNNGGKRYSNRGNSRKNRNNIGVRDNSGAGKGGSGGGGKGGGGSNRGGGQQQPQNNPWPASQQWPWPWMQ